Proteins from a genomic interval of Diprion similis isolate iyDipSimi1 chromosome 10, iyDipSimi1.1, whole genome shotgun sequence:
- the LOC124411772 gene encoding cyclin-T isoform X2: protein MAADEKWYFTKEQLATTPSRRCGFDADKELSYRQQAANFIQDMGQRLAVSQLCINTAIVYMHRFYVFHSLAQFHRNAIAAAALFLAAKVEEQPRKLEVVIKVAYFCLHREQPALDTKSEQYLEQAQDLVFNENVLLQTLGFDVAIDHPHTHVVRCCHLVKASKDLAQTSYFMASNSLHLTTMCLQYKPTVVACFCIHLACKWSNWEIPQSNEGKHWFWYVDRSVTSELLQQLTAEFLHIFDKCPSRLKKKIMSISANQSPNMSHPSLPSSPYDMEARKIQSPVSALDGGPTFQLNRTHHVERSDDKKTASSSGRPPVDYREHREKKERERLEREKAAAAAQGHSHHHKPVPSGAQIMGKHSVPQTGQKPHAHHNHHHLKPGAQLPAPQYPPSSRHSGYGQTQRESGRDPARQRMPREYNSSSGTSGGTVFTHGGHGVPVSENSGGSAMIDPVLGRNEQGITGETPSQDKQGSNNSHSVPHAVHHSTDNKHLQPGGNEKRQYDPARHKPPDHRKEESQKLYGKYAGEGSRVDRQRKQPDILEQRCEEVRKLIEKPLPLSLTTPKVKEEYPANMSTKQSHHHGKLQSNAVIVLNQMKGQAFGGREKSPGNPAPAAQQMLAKSKPMQGQYSGHHGVAQIMKDAVRNGNAGSTGSTAAPMPLNIDDIKTEKKPRPEELERITAAYMSTHQTPPGSKHRSLFSPEKSVPNVRESSSHSQRAKPKQKTPPSAARNIKQEPISVKQEPIDLVSPFASPPGALHHPADHPATSFKRGVNELTAISSSQKRHRASSVCEPEQPPRIKIEDAGGLDAMKSLGRIPELIQPIRDNSTPSNGKSASVASDLKPPELIKPFEPEPQSTANATNTSSLMTQGSAMIQQPLSNGYDPSRLIRQDLNEKRELENLECLSPLKSARSISALLQENTVPPIPSMLQQQMQQQQQLQQQQQQSIEAPSIERISEAPAGASATVQSAQVPVTQPVATAPEEKRSEHHKSEKKKKKEKHKHKDKDKGKEERKHKHKHKDREKEKHHRDKDRSGEDPSTNPPTSGSTTIPIKITIPKDKINLGGGGDASLTHTPSEGSSLKIKIPKERLKGGENTGGGEPQVQAPLKIKIRTGPGIGNNSNEGRKRERDSDVASPTTGGAPPSKKHSQAVMSGPTMILNAGNYQQQQRQQGLGERQQNGRHYTGGNTAGNNKEKHSSSSSSSSYYKTSSKSSTQHSSHPT, encoded by the exons ATGGCGGCTGACGAAAAATGGTACTTTACGAAGGAACAACTAGCAACAACCCCGAGCAGAAGATGCGGTTTCGACGCAGATAAAGAGCTAAGTTATCGTCAGCAGGCAGCGAATTTCATACAAGACATGGGACAACGGCTTGCTGT ATCACAGCTATGCATAAATACGGCAATAGTCTACATGCATCGGTTCTACGTGTTCCATTCGCTGGCGCAGTTCCACAGGAACGCGATAGCGGCGGCAGCCTTATTTTTGGCAGCCAAGGTGGAAGAGCAGCCACGGAAATTGGAAGTCGTCATAAAGGTTGCCTACTTCTGCCTCCACAGGGAGCAGCCCGCTCTGGACACAAAGTCGGAA CAATACCTCGAACAGGCCCAGGATCTAGTTTTCAATGAGAATGTGCTGCTCCAGACCCTTGGATTCGATGTTGCCATCGATCATCCGCACACACATGTCGTCAGGTGCTGCCATTTAGTCAaag CGAGCAAGGACTTGGCGCAGACTTCCTACTTCATGGCATCAAACAG TTTGCACCTGACCACAATGTGTCTCCAGTATAAGCCAACAGTCGTTGCTTGCTTTTGCATTCATCTCGCCTGCAAATGGTCCAATTGGGAG ATACCACAAAGCAACGAAGGAAAACATTGGTTTTGGTACGTCGACAGGTCGGTAACATCTGAACTGCTTCAGCAATTGACTGCGGAGTTTCTTCACATATTCGACAAATGTCCGTCGAGGctcaaaaagaaaatcatgAGCATATCTGCGAACCAAAGTCCAAACATGAGCCATCCTAGCTTGCCGAGTTCACCTTAC gaTATGGAGGCCCGCAAAATTCAGTCCCCAGTCTCCGCCCTGGACGGAGGACCGACTTTTCAGTTGAACAGAACACATCACGTGGAGCGTTCGGATGACAAGAAAACTGCTTCGTCCTCGGGAAGACCGCCGGTCGATTACCGAGAGCATAGAGAAAAGAAGGAACGAGAACGTTTGGAACGTGAAAAGGCTGCCGCCGCGGCTCAGGGCCACTCCCATCATCACAAGCCAGTTCCATCCGGTGCTCAGATTATGGGAAAACACTCTGTACCCCAGACGGGTCAAAAACCACACGCGCATCACAATCACCACCACCTCAAGCCGGGCGCTCAGCTTCCAGCACCACAGTATCCGCCATCCTCGAGGCATTCCGGTTACGGTCAAACCCAGAGAGAATCTGGCCGCGATCCAGCGCGGCAAAGAATGCCCAGGGAGTATAATTCGAGCAGCGGAACAAGCGGAGGAACAGTTTTTACTCATGGAGGACACGGCGTACCTGTTTCCGAAAATTCCGGGGGCTCTGCTATGATCGACCCGGTCTTGGGAAGAAATGAGCAGGGAATTACCGGCGAAACCCCCTCGCAGGATAAACAGGGAAGTAACAATAGCCACAGCGTTCCTCATGCGGTTCACCATTCGACTGACAACAAACACCTTCAGCCTGGTGGCAACGAGAAACGACAGTATGACCCAGCGAGACACAAGCCGCCCGATCACAGAAAAGAGGAATCGCAAAAACTGTACGGCAAATACGCCGGGGAAGGTTCCAGGGTCGATAGACAGAGGAAACAGCCGGATATATTGGAACAGAGGTGCGAGGAGGTGAGGAAGCTGATCGAAAAACCTTTGCCGTTGTCTTTGACGACTCCGAAAGTCAAGGAAGAGTATCCTGCAAATATGAGTACCAAGCAATCACACCATCACGGCAAACTGCAAAGCAAtgccgtcattgttttgaatCAGATGAAAGGGCAAGCATTTGGAGGGCGGGAAAAATCACCCGGAAATCCTGCGCCGGCGGCCCAACAGATGCTCGCTAAATCGAAGCCCATGCAGGGACAGTATTCCGGTCATCATGGCGTGGCACAGATCATGAAGGACGCCGTCCGAAACGGAAACGCTGGATCAACGGGATCGACGGCAGCGCCAATGCCCCTCAATATTGACGATATTAAAACTGAGAAAAAACCAAGGCCTGAGGAATTGGAACGAATTACCGCGGCTTATATGTCGACTCACCAAACACCACCCGGATCTAAACACCGATCGCTATTCAGCCCTGAGAAATCAGTACCGAATGTCAGAGAGTCGTCGAGTCATTCCCAGAGAGCAAAACCTAAGCAGAAAACACCGCCGTCCGCTGCTAGGAACATAAAGCAGGAACCGATTAGTGTAAAACAAGAACCGATCGACCTCGTATCTCCTTTCGCCAGCCCTCCCGGAGCTCTGCATCATCCCGCCGATCATCCGGCTACGTCTTTCAAAAGAGGTGTCAACGAGCTCACTGCTATTTCTTCGTCGCAAAAGAGACATAGAGCGTCGTCTGTGTGCGAGCCGGAACAACCGCCTAGGATTAAAATCGAGGACGCAGGTGGACTCGACGCTATGAAAAGCCTTGGAAGGATCCCAGAACTGATACAGCCTATTAGAGACAACTCAACTCCGTCGAACGGTAAGAGTGCCTCTGTTGCGAGTGATTTGAAGCCTCCAGAACTGATAAAACCCTTCGAGCCGGAACCGCAGAGCACCGCTAACGCGACGAATACGTCCTCCCTGATGACCCAAGGCTCTGCCATGATTCAGCAGCCGCTCTCCAATGGGTATGATCCGTCCAGATTGATCCGGCAAGATCTTAACGAGAAGCGGGAACTCGAGAACCTCGAATGTCTGTCACCGTTGAAGTCCGCGCGAAGCATAAGCGCTCTGCTTCAAGAAAATACAGTACCGCCGATACCCTCCATGCTTCAACAGcaaatgcagcagcagcagcaattacagcagcagcagcagcagtcgATCGAGGCTCCATCGATCGAAAGGATTTCCGAAGCGCCTGCGGGAGCCTCTGCAACGGTGCAAAGTGCTCAAGTACCCGTAACGCAACCTGTCGCAACAGCACCAGAAGAGAAAAGGTCCGAGCAtcataaaagtgaaaaaaagaagaagaaagaaaagcacAAACACAAGGACAAGGACAAGGGCAAAGAGGAGCGGAAACACAAGCACAAACATAAAGATCGCGAAAAGGAGAAACACCACAGGGACAAAGACAGGAGCGGTGAAGATCCGTCGACGAATCCTCCCACTTCCGGCTCGACGACCATACCCATTAAAATCACCATACCGAAAGATAAGATAAACCTCGGAGGCGGTGGGGATGCCAGTTTGACGCACACACCCTCCGAAGGCTCCAGCCTTAAGATAAAGATACCAAAGGAGCGTCTTAAGGGGGGAGAAAATACCGGGGGCGGTGAACCTCAGGTCCAGGCGCCCCTCAAAATTAAGATACGGACGGGACCCGGGATTGGGAATAATAGCAACGAGGGGAGGAAAAGAGAACGCGATTCTGATGTTGCTAGTCCAACGACAGGCGGTGCGCCGCCATCCAAGAAACACTCACAGGCCGTGATGAGCGGCCCGACGATGATCCTCAACGCCGGAAActaccagcagcagcagcgtcaGCAGGGACTCGGCGAAAGGCAGCAAAATGGCCGGCACTACACGGGCGGAAACACTGCCGGAAACAATAAG
- the LOC124411772 gene encoding cyclin-T isoform X3: protein MCLQYKPTVVACFCIHLACKWSNWEVKIPQSNEGKHWFWYVDRSVTSELLQQLTAEFLHIFDKCPSRLKKKIMSISANQSPNMSHPSLPSSPYDMEARKIQSPVSALDGGPTFQLNRTHHVERSDDKKTASSSGRPPVDYREHREKKERERLEREKAAAAAQGHSHHHKPVPSGAQIMGKHSVPQTGQKPHAHHNHHHLKPGAQLPAPQYPPSSRHSGYGQTQRESGRDPARQRMPREYNSSSGTSGGTVFTHGGHGVPVSENSGGSAMIDPVLGRNEQGITGETPSQDKQGSNNSHSVPHAVHHSTDNKHLQPGGNEKRQYDPARHKPPDHRKEESQKLYGKYAGEGSRVDRQRKQPDILEQRCEEVRKLIEKPLPLSLTTPKVKEEYPANMSTKQSHHHGKLQSNAVIVLNQMKGQAFGGREKSPGNPAPAAQQMLAKSKPMQGQYSGHHGVAQIMKDAVRNGNAGSTGSTAAPMPLNIDDIKTEKKPRPEELERITAAYMSTHQTPPGSKHRSLFSPEKSVPNVRESSSHSQRAKPKQKTPPSAARNIKQEPISVKQEPIDLVSPFASPPGALHHPADHPATSFKRGVNELTAISSSQKRHRASSVCEPEQPPRIKIEDAGGLDAMKSLGRIPELIQPIRDNSTPSNGKSASVASDLKPPELIKPFEPEPQSTANATNTSSLMTQGSAMIQQPLSNGYDPSRLIRQDLNEKRELENLECLSPLKSARSISALLQENTVPPIPSMLQQQMQQQQQLQQQQQQSIEAPSIERISEAPAGASATVQSAQVPVTQPVATAPEEKRSEHHKSEKKKKKEKHKHKDKDKGKEERKHKHKHKDREKEKHHRDKDRSGEDPSTNPPTSGSTTIPIKITIPKDKINLGGGGDASLTHTPSEGSSLKIKIPKERLKGGENTGGGEPQVQAPLKIKIRTGPGIGNNSNEGRKRERDSDVASPTTGGAPPSKKHSQAVMSGPTMILNAGNYQQQQRQQGLGERQQNGRHYTGGNTAGNNKEKHSSSSSSSSYYKTSSKSSTQHSSHPT from the exons ATGTGTCTCCAGTATAAGCCAACAGTCGTTGCTTGCTTTTGCATTCATCTCGCCTGCAAATGGTCCAATTGGGAGGTAAAG ATACCACAAAGCAACGAAGGAAAACATTGGTTTTGGTACGTCGACAGGTCGGTAACATCTGAACTGCTTCAGCAATTGACTGCGGAGTTTCTTCACATATTCGACAAATGTCCGTCGAGGctcaaaaagaaaatcatgAGCATATCTGCGAACCAAAGTCCAAACATGAGCCATCCTAGCTTGCCGAGTTCACCTTAC gaTATGGAGGCCCGCAAAATTCAGTCCCCAGTCTCCGCCCTGGACGGAGGACCGACTTTTCAGTTGAACAGAACACATCACGTGGAGCGTTCGGATGACAAGAAAACTGCTTCGTCCTCGGGAAGACCGCCGGTCGATTACCGAGAGCATAGAGAAAAGAAGGAACGAGAACGTTTGGAACGTGAAAAGGCTGCCGCCGCGGCTCAGGGCCACTCCCATCATCACAAGCCAGTTCCATCCGGTGCTCAGATTATGGGAAAACACTCTGTACCCCAGACGGGTCAAAAACCACACGCGCATCACAATCACCACCACCTCAAGCCGGGCGCTCAGCTTCCAGCACCACAGTATCCGCCATCCTCGAGGCATTCCGGTTACGGTCAAACCCAGAGAGAATCTGGCCGCGATCCAGCGCGGCAAAGAATGCCCAGGGAGTATAATTCGAGCAGCGGAACAAGCGGAGGAACAGTTTTTACTCATGGAGGACACGGCGTACCTGTTTCCGAAAATTCCGGGGGCTCTGCTATGATCGACCCGGTCTTGGGAAGAAATGAGCAGGGAATTACCGGCGAAACCCCCTCGCAGGATAAACAGGGAAGTAACAATAGCCACAGCGTTCCTCATGCGGTTCACCATTCGACTGACAACAAACACCTTCAGCCTGGTGGCAACGAGAAACGACAGTATGACCCAGCGAGACACAAGCCGCCCGATCACAGAAAAGAGGAATCGCAAAAACTGTACGGCAAATACGCCGGGGAAGGTTCCAGGGTCGATAGACAGAGGAAACAGCCGGATATATTGGAACAGAGGTGCGAGGAGGTGAGGAAGCTGATCGAAAAACCTTTGCCGTTGTCTTTGACGACTCCGAAAGTCAAGGAAGAGTATCCTGCAAATATGAGTACCAAGCAATCACACCATCACGGCAAACTGCAAAGCAAtgccgtcattgttttgaatCAGATGAAAGGGCAAGCATTTGGAGGGCGGGAAAAATCACCCGGAAATCCTGCGCCGGCGGCCCAACAGATGCTCGCTAAATCGAAGCCCATGCAGGGACAGTATTCCGGTCATCATGGCGTGGCACAGATCATGAAGGACGCCGTCCGAAACGGAAACGCTGGATCAACGGGATCGACGGCAGCGCCAATGCCCCTCAATATTGACGATATTAAAACTGAGAAAAAACCAAGGCCTGAGGAATTGGAACGAATTACCGCGGCTTATATGTCGACTCACCAAACACCACCCGGATCTAAACACCGATCGCTATTCAGCCCTGAGAAATCAGTACCGAATGTCAGAGAGTCGTCGAGTCATTCCCAGAGAGCAAAACCTAAGCAGAAAACACCGCCGTCCGCTGCTAGGAACATAAAGCAGGAACCGATTAGTGTAAAACAAGAACCGATCGACCTCGTATCTCCTTTCGCCAGCCCTCCCGGAGCTCTGCATCATCCCGCCGATCATCCGGCTACGTCTTTCAAAAGAGGTGTCAACGAGCTCACTGCTATTTCTTCGTCGCAAAAGAGACATAGAGCGTCGTCTGTGTGCGAGCCGGAACAACCGCCTAGGATTAAAATCGAGGACGCAGGTGGACTCGACGCTATGAAAAGCCTTGGAAGGATCCCAGAACTGATACAGCCTATTAGAGACAACTCAACTCCGTCGAACGGTAAGAGTGCCTCTGTTGCGAGTGATTTGAAGCCTCCAGAACTGATAAAACCCTTCGAGCCGGAACCGCAGAGCACCGCTAACGCGACGAATACGTCCTCCCTGATGACCCAAGGCTCTGCCATGATTCAGCAGCCGCTCTCCAATGGGTATGATCCGTCCAGATTGATCCGGCAAGATCTTAACGAGAAGCGGGAACTCGAGAACCTCGAATGTCTGTCACCGTTGAAGTCCGCGCGAAGCATAAGCGCTCTGCTTCAAGAAAATACAGTACCGCCGATACCCTCCATGCTTCAACAGcaaatgcagcagcagcagcaattacagcagcagcagcagcagtcgATCGAGGCTCCATCGATCGAAAGGATTTCCGAAGCGCCTGCGGGAGCCTCTGCAACGGTGCAAAGTGCTCAAGTACCCGTAACGCAACCTGTCGCAACAGCACCAGAAGAGAAAAGGTCCGAGCAtcataaaagtgaaaaaaagaagaagaaagaaaagcacAAACACAAGGACAAGGACAAGGGCAAAGAGGAGCGGAAACACAAGCACAAACATAAAGATCGCGAAAAGGAGAAACACCACAGGGACAAAGACAGGAGCGGTGAAGATCCGTCGACGAATCCTCCCACTTCCGGCTCGACGACCATACCCATTAAAATCACCATACCGAAAGATAAGATAAACCTCGGAGGCGGTGGGGATGCCAGTTTGACGCACACACCCTCCGAAGGCTCCAGCCTTAAGATAAAGATACCAAAGGAGCGTCTTAAGGGGGGAGAAAATACCGGGGGCGGTGAACCTCAGGTCCAGGCGCCCCTCAAAATTAAGATACGGACGGGACCCGGGATTGGGAATAATAGCAACGAGGGGAGGAAAAGAGAACGCGATTCTGATGTTGCTAGTCCAACGACAGGCGGTGCGCCGCCATCCAAGAAACACTCACAGGCCGTGATGAGCGGCCCGACGATGATCCTCAACGCCGGAAActaccagcagcagcagcgtcaGCAGGGACTCGGCGAAAGGCAGCAAAATGGCCGGCACTACACGGGCGGAAACACTGCCGGAAACAATAAG
- the LOC124411772 gene encoding cyclin-T isoform X1, translated as MAADEKWYFTKEQLATTPSRRCGFDADKELSYRQQAANFIQDMGQRLAVSQLCINTAIVYMHRFYVFHSLAQFHRNAIAAAALFLAAKVEEQPRKLEVVIKVAYFCLHREQPALDTKSEQYLEQAQDLVFNENVLLQTLGFDVAIDHPHTHVVRCCHLVKASKDLAQTSYFMASNSLHLTTMCLQYKPTVVACFCIHLACKWSNWEVKIPQSNEGKHWFWYVDRSVTSELLQQLTAEFLHIFDKCPSRLKKKIMSISANQSPNMSHPSLPSSPYDMEARKIQSPVSALDGGPTFQLNRTHHVERSDDKKTASSSGRPPVDYREHREKKERERLEREKAAAAAQGHSHHHKPVPSGAQIMGKHSVPQTGQKPHAHHNHHHLKPGAQLPAPQYPPSSRHSGYGQTQRESGRDPARQRMPREYNSSSGTSGGTVFTHGGHGVPVSENSGGSAMIDPVLGRNEQGITGETPSQDKQGSNNSHSVPHAVHHSTDNKHLQPGGNEKRQYDPARHKPPDHRKEESQKLYGKYAGEGSRVDRQRKQPDILEQRCEEVRKLIEKPLPLSLTTPKVKEEYPANMSTKQSHHHGKLQSNAVIVLNQMKGQAFGGREKSPGNPAPAAQQMLAKSKPMQGQYSGHHGVAQIMKDAVRNGNAGSTGSTAAPMPLNIDDIKTEKKPRPEELERITAAYMSTHQTPPGSKHRSLFSPEKSVPNVRESSSHSQRAKPKQKTPPSAARNIKQEPISVKQEPIDLVSPFASPPGALHHPADHPATSFKRGVNELTAISSSQKRHRASSVCEPEQPPRIKIEDAGGLDAMKSLGRIPELIQPIRDNSTPSNGKSASVASDLKPPELIKPFEPEPQSTANATNTSSLMTQGSAMIQQPLSNGYDPSRLIRQDLNEKRELENLECLSPLKSARSISALLQENTVPPIPSMLQQQMQQQQQLQQQQQQSIEAPSIERISEAPAGASATVQSAQVPVTQPVATAPEEKRSEHHKSEKKKKKEKHKHKDKDKGKEERKHKHKHKDREKEKHHRDKDRSGEDPSTNPPTSGSTTIPIKITIPKDKINLGGGGDASLTHTPSEGSSLKIKIPKERLKGGENTGGGEPQVQAPLKIKIRTGPGIGNNSNEGRKRERDSDVASPTTGGAPPSKKHSQAVMSGPTMILNAGNYQQQQRQQGLGERQQNGRHYTGGNTAGNNKEKHSSSSSSSSYYKTSSKSSTQHSSHPT; from the exons ATGGCGGCTGACGAAAAATGGTACTTTACGAAGGAACAACTAGCAACAACCCCGAGCAGAAGATGCGGTTTCGACGCAGATAAAGAGCTAAGTTATCGTCAGCAGGCAGCGAATTTCATACAAGACATGGGACAACGGCTTGCTGT ATCACAGCTATGCATAAATACGGCAATAGTCTACATGCATCGGTTCTACGTGTTCCATTCGCTGGCGCAGTTCCACAGGAACGCGATAGCGGCGGCAGCCTTATTTTTGGCAGCCAAGGTGGAAGAGCAGCCACGGAAATTGGAAGTCGTCATAAAGGTTGCCTACTTCTGCCTCCACAGGGAGCAGCCCGCTCTGGACACAAAGTCGGAA CAATACCTCGAACAGGCCCAGGATCTAGTTTTCAATGAGAATGTGCTGCTCCAGACCCTTGGATTCGATGTTGCCATCGATCATCCGCACACACATGTCGTCAGGTGCTGCCATTTAGTCAaag CGAGCAAGGACTTGGCGCAGACTTCCTACTTCATGGCATCAAACAG TTTGCACCTGACCACAATGTGTCTCCAGTATAAGCCAACAGTCGTTGCTTGCTTTTGCATTCATCTCGCCTGCAAATGGTCCAATTGGGAGGTAAAG ATACCACAAAGCAACGAAGGAAAACATTGGTTTTGGTACGTCGACAGGTCGGTAACATCTGAACTGCTTCAGCAATTGACTGCGGAGTTTCTTCACATATTCGACAAATGTCCGTCGAGGctcaaaaagaaaatcatgAGCATATCTGCGAACCAAAGTCCAAACATGAGCCATCCTAGCTTGCCGAGTTCACCTTAC gaTATGGAGGCCCGCAAAATTCAGTCCCCAGTCTCCGCCCTGGACGGAGGACCGACTTTTCAGTTGAACAGAACACATCACGTGGAGCGTTCGGATGACAAGAAAACTGCTTCGTCCTCGGGAAGACCGCCGGTCGATTACCGAGAGCATAGAGAAAAGAAGGAACGAGAACGTTTGGAACGTGAAAAGGCTGCCGCCGCGGCTCAGGGCCACTCCCATCATCACAAGCCAGTTCCATCCGGTGCTCAGATTATGGGAAAACACTCTGTACCCCAGACGGGTCAAAAACCACACGCGCATCACAATCACCACCACCTCAAGCCGGGCGCTCAGCTTCCAGCACCACAGTATCCGCCATCCTCGAGGCATTCCGGTTACGGTCAAACCCAGAGAGAATCTGGCCGCGATCCAGCGCGGCAAAGAATGCCCAGGGAGTATAATTCGAGCAGCGGAACAAGCGGAGGAACAGTTTTTACTCATGGAGGACACGGCGTACCTGTTTCCGAAAATTCCGGGGGCTCTGCTATGATCGACCCGGTCTTGGGAAGAAATGAGCAGGGAATTACCGGCGAAACCCCCTCGCAGGATAAACAGGGAAGTAACAATAGCCACAGCGTTCCTCATGCGGTTCACCATTCGACTGACAACAAACACCTTCAGCCTGGTGGCAACGAGAAACGACAGTATGACCCAGCGAGACACAAGCCGCCCGATCACAGAAAAGAGGAATCGCAAAAACTGTACGGCAAATACGCCGGGGAAGGTTCCAGGGTCGATAGACAGAGGAAACAGCCGGATATATTGGAACAGAGGTGCGAGGAGGTGAGGAAGCTGATCGAAAAACCTTTGCCGTTGTCTTTGACGACTCCGAAAGTCAAGGAAGAGTATCCTGCAAATATGAGTACCAAGCAATCACACCATCACGGCAAACTGCAAAGCAAtgccgtcattgttttgaatCAGATGAAAGGGCAAGCATTTGGAGGGCGGGAAAAATCACCCGGAAATCCTGCGCCGGCGGCCCAACAGATGCTCGCTAAATCGAAGCCCATGCAGGGACAGTATTCCGGTCATCATGGCGTGGCACAGATCATGAAGGACGCCGTCCGAAACGGAAACGCTGGATCAACGGGATCGACGGCAGCGCCAATGCCCCTCAATATTGACGATATTAAAACTGAGAAAAAACCAAGGCCTGAGGAATTGGAACGAATTACCGCGGCTTATATGTCGACTCACCAAACACCACCCGGATCTAAACACCGATCGCTATTCAGCCCTGAGAAATCAGTACCGAATGTCAGAGAGTCGTCGAGTCATTCCCAGAGAGCAAAACCTAAGCAGAAAACACCGCCGTCCGCTGCTAGGAACATAAAGCAGGAACCGATTAGTGTAAAACAAGAACCGATCGACCTCGTATCTCCTTTCGCCAGCCCTCCCGGAGCTCTGCATCATCCCGCCGATCATCCGGCTACGTCTTTCAAAAGAGGTGTCAACGAGCTCACTGCTATTTCTTCGTCGCAAAAGAGACATAGAGCGTCGTCTGTGTGCGAGCCGGAACAACCGCCTAGGATTAAAATCGAGGACGCAGGTGGACTCGACGCTATGAAAAGCCTTGGAAGGATCCCAGAACTGATACAGCCTATTAGAGACAACTCAACTCCGTCGAACGGTAAGAGTGCCTCTGTTGCGAGTGATTTGAAGCCTCCAGAACTGATAAAACCCTTCGAGCCGGAACCGCAGAGCACCGCTAACGCGACGAATACGTCCTCCCTGATGACCCAAGGCTCTGCCATGATTCAGCAGCCGCTCTCCAATGGGTATGATCCGTCCAGATTGATCCGGCAAGATCTTAACGAGAAGCGGGAACTCGAGAACCTCGAATGTCTGTCACCGTTGAAGTCCGCGCGAAGCATAAGCGCTCTGCTTCAAGAAAATACAGTACCGCCGATACCCTCCATGCTTCAACAGcaaatgcagcagcagcagcaattacagcagcagcagcagcagtcgATCGAGGCTCCATCGATCGAAAGGATTTCCGAAGCGCCTGCGGGAGCCTCTGCAACGGTGCAAAGTGCTCAAGTACCCGTAACGCAACCTGTCGCAACAGCACCAGAAGAGAAAAGGTCCGAGCAtcataaaagtgaaaaaaagaagaagaaagaaaagcacAAACACAAGGACAAGGACAAGGGCAAAGAGGAGCGGAAACACAAGCACAAACATAAAGATCGCGAAAAGGAGAAACACCACAGGGACAAAGACAGGAGCGGTGAAGATCCGTCGACGAATCCTCCCACTTCCGGCTCGACGACCATACCCATTAAAATCACCATACCGAAAGATAAGATAAACCTCGGAGGCGGTGGGGATGCCAGTTTGACGCACACACCCTCCGAAGGCTCCAGCCTTAAGATAAAGATACCAAAGGAGCGTCTTAAGGGGGGAGAAAATACCGGGGGCGGTGAACCTCAGGTCCAGGCGCCCCTCAAAATTAAGATACGGACGGGACCCGGGATTGGGAATAATAGCAACGAGGGGAGGAAAAGAGAACGCGATTCTGATGTTGCTAGTCCAACGACAGGCGGTGCGCCGCCATCCAAGAAACACTCACAGGCCGTGATGAGCGGCCCGACGATGATCCTCAACGCCGGAAActaccagcagcagcagcgtcaGCAGGGACTCGGCGAAAGGCAGCAAAATGGCCGGCACTACACGGGCGGAAACACTGCCGGAAACAATAAG